A window of Jannaschia sp. M317 contains these coding sequences:
- a CDS encoding acyl-CoA thioesterase produces the protein MYPFIRLLLTLRRARALGRADLTGEHVSHHLCLPWDLDGFLELNNGRTLTLYDLGRFGLGERVGLSAVLRARRWGLAVAGCSVRYRKRVTLFQRIEMRTRCVGWDDRFVYIVQSMWVNGTCTSQALMRTAVTSRQGTVPPLDVMAALGWTGDVPEPPAWVRAWIAAEAERPWPPISEVPEGHVVPAA, from the coding sequence ATGTATCCGTTCATCCGCCTTCTGCTAACGCTGCGCCGGGCCCGCGCCCTGGGCCGGGCCGATCTGACGGGTGAACATGTCAGCCATCACCTGTGTCTGCCCTGGGATCTGGACGGCTTTCTGGAGCTGAACAACGGGCGGACGCTGACGCTCTATGATCTGGGCCGTTTCGGTCTGGGCGAACGTGTCGGGCTGAGCGCGGTCTTGCGCGCGCGGCGCTGGGGGTTGGCGGTGGCCGGCTGTTCGGTGCGCTACCGCAAGCGGGTCACCCTGTTCCAGCGGATCGAGATGCGGACTCGCTGTGTCGGCTGGGATGATCGGTTCGTCTATATCGTCCAGTCGATGTGGGTGAACGGCACCTGCACATCGCAGGCGTTGATGCGCACCGCCGTCACCTCGCGCCAGGGCACCGTCCCGCCCTTGGATGTCATGGCCGCGCTAGGCTGGACCGGCGACGTGCCGGAGCCACCCGCCTGGGTGCGCGCCTGGATCGCCGCCGAGGCGGAGCGTCCCTGGCCGCCGATTTCCGAGGTGCCCGAAGGCCACGTCGTTCCCGCCGCCTGA
- a CDS encoding MFS transporter, producing MTDTALKRRVRGWMMFDFASQPYNTLLLTFIFGPYFATVVGDPVAAQSMWGFAIGLAGLVIALSAPVLGAMADASGRHLPWIWIFSALYVAGAAALWFAVPGADTVVPILFVFCVGLIGMEFATIFTNAMLPGLGPRDEIGRISGSGWALGYVGGVIALVIMLLFFAENAAGVTLLGTAPLLGLDPETREGTRFVGPFTALWYVVFMVPFFLWVRPSPRPGAVRLPVGRALATLGDTLKRLPRTPGFASFLGASMLYRDGLNGLYTFGGIYAVGVLGWSVVDVGVFGILAAVTGAIFAWLGGRIDRARGPKPVIVGCVVVLLIDTLLLVTISPTRALGLPVAEGSALPTIAFYVLGAVIGAAGGALQASSRTMLTRQAHPDRMTEGFGLYALAGKATAFLAPFLIGVVTLASGSQQMGILPVAALFIFGLILLVWVKPEGEPDAWSDTSSPA from the coding sequence ATGACCGATACAGCATTGAAGCGCCGGGTGCGCGGCTGGATGATGTTCGACTTTGCGTCGCAGCCCTACAACACGCTTTTGCTGACCTTCATCTTTGGCCCCTATTTCGCGACCGTCGTGGGCGACCCGGTCGCCGCACAGTCGATGTGGGGCTTTGCCATCGGTCTGGCCGGTCTGGTCATCGCGCTGTCGGCCCCGGTCCTGGGGGCGATGGCCGACGCGTCGGGGCGGCACCTGCCCTGGATCTGGATCTTTTCGGCGTTGTACGTCGCGGGGGCCGCCGCGCTTTGGTTCGCGGTGCCGGGGGCGGATACCGTCGTGCCGATCCTGTTTGTGTTCTGTGTGGGCCTGATCGGGATGGAGTTTGCCACCATCTTCACCAACGCCATGCTGCCGGGCCTGGGCCCGCGTGATGAAATCGGACGCATCTCCGGCTCTGGCTGGGCGCTGGGCTATGTGGGGGGCGTCATCGCGCTGGTCATCATGCTGCTGTTCTTTGCCGAGAACGCAGCCGGCGTGACCCTGCTGGGCACGGCTCCCTTGCTGGGTCTGGACCCGGAAACCCGCGAGGGTACGCGTTTCGTGGGCCCCTTCACGGCGCTCTGGTATGTCGTGTTCATGGTGCCGTTCTTCTTGTGGGTCCGCCCGTCGCCCAGGCCGGGCGCGGTCCGGTTGCCGGTGGGACGGGCCCTGGCCACCTTGGGCGACACGCTGAAACGTCTGCCGCGGACGCCGGGGTTCGCGTCGTTCCTGGGGGCCTCGATGCTGTACCGGGACGGGTTGAACGGGCTGTACACGTTCGGCGGCATCTATGCGGTCGGTGTGCTGGGCTGGTCGGTCGTGGACGTGGGGGTCTTTGGCATCCTGGCTGCGGTGACCGGGGCGATCTTTGCCTGGCTGGGCGGACGTATCGACCGGGCACGGGGCCCGAAGCCGGTGATCGTCGGCTGCGTCGTCGTGTTGTTGATCGACACGCTGCTGCTGGTCACGATTTCTCCCACGCGTGCGCTGGGCTTGCCGGTGGCCGAAGGATCCGCCTTGCCGACCATCGCCTTTTACGTGCTGGGTGCAGTGATCGGGGCCGCGGGCGGCGCGTTGCAGGCGTCCAGCCGCACCATGTTGACCCGCCAGGCCCATCCCGATCGCATGACCGAGGGCTTTGGCCTCTATGCGCTGGCGGGCAAGGCGACGGCCTTTCTGGCCCCCTTCCTGATCGGGGTGGTCACGCTGGCAAGCGGATCTCAGCAGATGGGCATCCTGCCGGTCGCGGCCCTATTCATCTTTGGCCTGATCCTGCTAGTCTGGGTGAAACCAGAAGGGGAACCCGACGCATGGTCCGACACCTCCTCGCCTGCCTGA